From the genome of Vicia villosa cultivar HV-30 ecotype Madison, WI linkage group LG2, Vvil1.0, whole genome shotgun sequence, one region includes:
- the LOC131650634 gene encoding protein DETOXIFICATION 29-like: protein MDGSTQPLLTTKAKNKHHETKTPPSTTAVFTAAAPDMDPITSPRDFFKQFVFESKMLWYLAGPAIFSFVSKYSLGAVTQIFAGHFSTIDLAAVSVENSLVAGFSFGLMLGMGSALETLCGQAVGAGKLDMLGVYMQRSWVILFSMAFPLCFIYIFAGTILKLIGQTTQISEAAGTFAIWMIPQLFAYALNFPVAKFLQAQSKVIVIAVISGIAMVLHPVFSWLLMVKFGWGLVGAAVVLNGSWWFIVVAQLGYVFSGKCGVAWNGFSFEAFRNLWGFFRLSMASAVMLCLETWYFMALILFAGYLENAEVSVDAFSICMNILGWTVMVSLGMNVAISVRISNELGATHPRTARFSLVVAVITSVFIGLLLALVLILSRDKYPALFTNDTEVADLVKDLTPLLAFCVVINNVQPVLSGVAIGAGWQAAVAYVNIACYYLFGIPVGLILGYKVNLGVKGIWCGMMSGTILQTCVLLVMVYKTNWIKEASLAEDRIRNWGGGQVTKTNTENIEQT, encoded by the exons ATGGATGGCTCCACGCAGCCCCTTCTCACAACCAAAGCAAAAAACAAACACCATGAAACCAAAACACCACCGTCCACCACCGCGGTTTTCACCGCCGCAGCTCCCGACATGGATCCAATCACTAGTCCAAGAGATTTTTTCAAACAGTTCGTCTTCGAGTCAAAGATGCTCTGGTACCTCGCCGGACCCGCCATCTTCTCGTTTGTCTCCAAATACTCACTCGGCGCCGTTACTCAAATATTTGCTGGCCATTTTAGTACCATCGATCTCGCCGCCGTGTCGGTGGAAAATTCCCTCGTCGCTGGTTTTTCCTTCGGCTTGATG CTTGGAATGGGAAGTGCACTTGAAACTCTATGTGGACAAGCAGTAGGAGCAGGAAAACTAGACATGTTAGGAGTATACATGCAAAGATCATGGGTCATACTATTTTCCATGGCATTTCCACTATGCTTCATTTACATCTTCGCAGGAACCATTCTAAAACTAATAGGTCAAACAACTCAAATATCCGAGGCTGCAGGAACATTCGCTATATGGATGATACCGCAATTATTTGCTTACGCGTTGAATTTTCCGGTGGCGAAATTCCTACAAGCGCAGAGTAAGGTGATTGTGATCGCGGTTATATCGGGGATTGCTATGGTGTTGCATCCGGTGTTTAGTTGGTTGTTGATGGTGAAATTTGGGTGGGGATTGGTGGGTGCTGCGGTGGTTCTTAATGGATCTTGGTGGTTTATTGTGGTGGCTCAGTTGGGGTATGTGTTTAGTGGGAAATGTGGAGTGGCTTGGAATGGGTTTTCTTTTGAAGCGTTTAGGAATCTTTGGGGATTCTTTCGGCTTTCTATGGCTTCTGCTGTTATGCTCTG TTTGGAAACGTGGTACTTTATGGCACTTATTTTGTTTGCTGGATATCTGGAAAATGCAGAAGTTTCAGTGGATGCCTTCTCTATATG CATGAATATATTGGGCTGGACCGTCATGGTGTCTCTAGGGATGAACGTTGCCATAAG TGTGAGAATCTCAAATGAACTTGGAGCAACTCACCCAAGAACAGCGAGATTTTCGCTGGTGGTTGCGGTGATTACGTCGGTTTTCATCGGACTCTTGTTGGCTCTTGTTTTGATCCTCTCGCGGGACAAGTACCCTGCCCTATTTACCAATGATACAGAAGTGGCGGATCTAGTTAAGGATCTAACACCATTGTTGGCCTTTTGTGTTGTCATTAATAATGTTCAACCTGTTCTTTCAG GGGTGGCCATTGGGGCTGGATGGCAAGCTGCTGTGGCGTATGTGAACATTGCATGCTACTATCTATTTGGAATTCCAGTGGGTCTTATATTGGGTTACAAGGTTAACTTGGGAGTCAAG GGAATTTGGTGTGGAATGATGTCAGGGACTATATTGCAGACATGTGTTCTTTTGGTAATGGTTTACAAAACTAATTGGATCAAAGAG GCCTCTCTTGCTGAAGATAGGATAAGGAATTGGGGTGGGGGCCAAGTGACTAAAACTAACACTGAAAACATAGAACAGACATGA